The genomic stretch CGGCCGGCAATGGAGGCGACGGTTTCGTTCAGGACTTCGGCGTCGCCGCCTTTGCCCCACTGCTGGCCGAGAGGGTAAAAGGCCAGGTAGTGGTGGACCCACTCGTGGGCGGCGGTTTCGAGGACGGCGGCGTAGGAGCGGTCATCGCGGACGATTGCGGGATAGGCCGCGAGCCCGCCGAGTGACAGGACGATGGAGACGGTATCGGGGGTGCCGGCGCGGGCTTCGATGCGTTCGATATCGGCGAGGGTGAGGCCAGGCTGGAGGAGAGTATCGCTGAGGCGCTCGATGCGGTCGCGGGGGGAGCGGACGAGGAGGCGCGGGGGGCTGGTGAGTTCGAAGGCGACGGGCGGCCAGGTGAGTTCGATGTCCCGGAACAGGGGGAGCGGCCGCTGGAGCCCTGCGGAGCCGATGACCTCGGTAAGGGCCTGTGTGATGAACCGCTCGACGTCGTTCTCGTACGTGGCGCGTTCGTTTTCGAGGGCTTCGACGAGGCGGGTGTCTGGCTGTTCTTTGGCGAGCTCGGCGCGGAGGCGGGAGGTGAGGGCGAAGTACTGGCGGATGGCGTCTTCGTTGGCCGCTGCGGCGGGTTCGGGGCGGATGCCGGCGATGCGGGCAAGGGCGGGGACGACGGTTTCGGCCTGCCAGCGCCAGAGGTGGTAGCGGTGCTCGGCGAATTCGCCGCGCGGGACAACGAGGGCGGATGCACCCCCGAGGAGGATGCCGAGCACGCCGGCGAGGATGAACAGCAAGAGCCAGGCGCGGGGGCGCCATGGTTCGAGGTCGACGGGCGGACCAGCGGCGGGTGCTCTTGCGGCCATGGGCACACTGTACCGCGGCCGGGGGGCGGGGGAGGGGCAAGGAGCGGGCGCTACCGCTTTACCCGGGCCGTCGTAGACTGGCAGGGATGAGCGCAGATGCTGCGATGGGCTCGCGCGGGGCCGGCGGAGGTAACCGGCCGGCGTTCCGGCTGCACTATGCGTCATTCGAATCGCGGGTGGCGGCGGGCGCGCTCGATGTGCTCGTGCTGTTCATCATCGCGTCGCTGCTGGTGACGGCGGGTTCGCTCATCGTGCTCATTTCGTCGGATTTCGAACGGGTGGAGCCATCGTCGACGGCGCTGTCGGCGTTCTGGGTGTGTGTGGCGCTCATCCCGGTGGCCTTCCTGCTCTACTTTTTCATCGGGCTGGCATGGAAGGGGCAGACAGTCGGGGCGGCGGTCATGCAGCTGATGGTGGTGCGGTCGGACGGGCGGCCCCTGGGCGTGCTGGGGGCGATGGCGCGGGTGATCGGGCTGCTGGCGTACGTCCTTCTTGCCGGCATCGGAATTGTCGGGGCATACGCGCTCCGGGAGTCGACGGTGGCGGCCGGGGCGGTGCTCGGCGGCGCGCTGGTGCTGGCAGCGCTGGGGATCCTGTGGGCGGCATTTGACCGGCACCGGCGGACGCTGCACGACCGGCTGGCCGGGACGATTGTGGTGCGGCTGGTGTGAGCACCGGCGACACGTTCGAGGAGGGTGCGGCCGGGCTTTCGGCCCGGGAGCGGGTCTTTGCACAGGTCGGGGGGACGGGCGAAGGCCGACGGTCGCTGGTGGCGGTGCTGCTGGCGCTGGCGGCGTTCGGGATGGTGCTGAGCACGAGCGCCTGGCAGGTGACGGCGGAGTCGACGGCGGTGCCGATGCTGCGGGCGGCCATTGCGAGCCTGACGGATATCGACGCGTTCATTGCGGAGCATGGTGCGGAGCTGCGCGAGGAGGCAGCGCGGACCGAGGGATCCCTCGAGCCGGCGGGATATGCGCTGCCCGTGGTGCTGGAGGCGCAGGAGGTTCGGACAGCCACCGATGGCGATCTGCGGGCGATGCTGCTCGACCGCTCGGCGGCGCTGGTGTACGCGGAAGGGCTAGGCGCGTTCGACCGGACCGGGGACCAGCGGATTGACCGGCTTTCGCTGGTGGGGCTCCTGGAGCTGGGTGCTGGGCAACTCTCGGGGCCGCTGCACACGCGGGCGGGGGTGGCTGCGGCAACGCTGGCGGTCGCGACGGCGCTCTTGGGGGCGCTGCTGGCGAGCCTAAGCGAGGGATGGAGCCGGATGCGGGCGCCGGCGGCAGCGATGGCGCTCGGGGGCGTGGGTGCGGCTGCGGTGAGCTTCGCCTTCTGGGCGGCCGCCGGGCAGGTGGGCGGCAGCGACCCGTTCGTGGCGGACCTGAGGACCATCGCGCAGGCCGGGTTTGCGGCGGGGACGCGGAACGGCGCGTTCGTGGCGGGGGCGGGGCTGGCGGCGGTGGTTGCCTCATGGGTGCTGGAGTACGCCGAGCGGCGGACCTTCGCCGGGGAGGAGACGGGGGGTGCGGATGGGTTCCGAGCGGGGTATGCCGACGAGGAGCGGGACGCGGGGTAGCGCCCGGGTTTTGCGGGCGAGGGCGGGAGCGGCCAGAATGCGGGGGCACCTGTCGTGGAGGAGACCCTGTGGAATTTTGCCGCTACGAGAAGAAGGGCCATGTCGTGACGATCACGATCACCAGGCCGGAAGTCATGAATGCGCTGCACCCGCCAGCGAGCCGGGAGCTGGATGCGGCGTGGGACCAGTTCGCCGCGGATGATGACGCCTGGGTGGCCGTGCTGACGGGTGAGGGCGACCGCGCGTTTTCGGCGGGGAACGACCTGAAGTACACGGCGGAGATGTCGCGGCTGCCGAAGGAGCAGCGGCCGGACCTTTCGTGGCCGAAGGGCGGGTTCGGCGGGATTACGAACCGGTTCGACCTGTTCAAACCGATCATTGCGCGGGTGAACGGCTTCGCGCTGGGCGGCGGGCTGGAGATGGCGCTGGCGTGCGACATCATTGTGGCGGCGGAACACGCGGAACTCGGGCTGCCGGAGCCGCGACGGGGGTTGATCGCAGGGGCGCTCGGTGTGCACCGGCTGCCGCGGCAGATCCCGCTAAAGATGGCGATGGGCTACATGCTGACGGGACGGCATATCCCTGCCCGGCGGGCCGCTGAGCTGGGGCTGGTGAACGAGGTGGTGCCGCTGCACGAACTGGACGGTGCGGTTGAACGATGGGTGGAGGATATCCTGCGGTGCGCTCCGCTTTCGGTGCGGGCGACCAAGGAGGCGGCGATGCGGGGGCTGCACCTGAGTCTCGAAGTGGCGGCGGCGCAGCGGTATGAGTGGGAGATGCGGCGCCGGACGAGCGAGGATGCGCTGGAAGGGCCGCGGGCGTTCGCGGAGAAGCGGGCGCCGCAGTGGAAGGGGCGGTAGCCGGGCTCAGCCGGGGTAGCGAGCGGCGAAGTCGGCCTCGCCGAGGCGGGCGCCGAACCGCCGCTCGCTGACCGCGAGCTCCATGCGGGTGAGCTGGGCGAGGCCCTTGCGCGTATCGCTGGCGACGCGGGC from Tepidiforma thermophila encodes the following:
- a CDS encoding RDD family protein; protein product: MSADAAMGSRGAGGGNRPAFRLHYASFESRVAAGALDVLVLFIIASLLVTAGSLIVLISSDFERVEPSSTALSAFWVCVALIPVAFLLYFFIGLAWKGQTVGAAVMQLMVVRSDGRPLGVLGAMARVIGLLAYVLLAGIGIVGAYALRESTVAAGAVLGGALVLAALGILWAAFDRHRRTLHDRLAGTIVVRLV
- a CDS encoding enoyl-CoA hydratase-related protein, whose amino-acid sequence is MEFCRYEKKGHVVTITITRPEVMNALHPPASRELDAAWDQFAADDDAWVAVLTGEGDRAFSAGNDLKYTAEMSRLPKEQRPDLSWPKGGFGGITNRFDLFKPIIARVNGFALGGGLEMALACDIIVAAEHAELGLPEPRRGLIAGALGVHRLPRQIPLKMAMGYMLTGRHIPARRAAELGLVNEVVPLHELDGAVERWVEDILRCAPLSVRATKEAAMRGLHLSLEVAAAQRYEWEMRRRTSEDALEGPRAFAEKRAPQWKGR